One window of the Triticum dicoccoides isolate Atlit2015 ecotype Zavitan chromosome 3B, WEW_v2.0, whole genome shotgun sequence genome contains the following:
- the LOC119279511 gene encoding uncharacterized protein LOC119279511, with amino-acid sequence MGKVAQKTGGKRNGDQMAEVKSTAGDVMDAAASSAGQSAARVADLLRGFLAVQQRRAEAYSKLRSGFSEYIANGGECAYQQLCGNVTAEFNDCSTQILEMVSLLSKPNFCRGDLANLLKDVQACERDKLQLTARIQVLKKAGRPSERLVNHEHCRSSSTSQHVCANLKEITEASGTEDAEADAEYDAALKEAIQGIQEAVTSINEHMEEVRYEIDALEADTVDSRLSEVEEAFPDALLIE; translated from the exons ATGGG GAAAGTAGCGCAAAAGACCGGAGGCAAAAGAAACGGCGACCAGATGGCGGAAGTGAAATCGACCGCCGGGGACGTCATGGACGCGGCGGCCAGCAGCGCCGGGCAGAGCGCTGCCAGGGTGGCCGATCTGCTCCGTGGGTTCCTCGCGGTGCAGCAGCGCCGCGCCGAGGCTTACTCCAAGCTCCGAAG CGGGTTTTCTGAATATATTGCTAATGGAGGTGAATGTGCTTATCAACAACTATGTGGGAATGTTACAGCCGAATTTAATGATTGCTCAACACAG ATTCTTGAAATGGTGTCCCTCCTCTCAAAGCCTAATTTTTGTCGTGGAGATCTTGCCAACTTATTGAAGGATGTGCAAGCATGTGAGAGAGATAAATTGCAGCTG ACAGCTAGGATTCAGGTGTTGAAGAAGGCTGGCCGTCCTTCGGAACGCCTGGTAAACCATGAGCACTGCAGGTCAAGCAGCACATCCCAGCATGTGTGTGCGAACCTCAAGGAGATAACTGAGGCTTCAGGCACTGAGGACGCAGAGGCGGATGCAGAGTACGACGCCGCTCTGAAGGAGGCAATACAGGGCATTCAAGAGGCAGTGACTAGCATAAACGAGCATATGGAGGAAGTGCGGTACGAGATCGACGCCCTCGAGGCTGACACGGTTGATAGCAGGCTGAGTGAAGTCGAGGAAGCGTTCCCGGATGCTCTGTTGATAGAGTAG